TTGTGTCCGCCGTGTCCGGGTCTGTTCATTAATTAATTATCTGCTCTTTAGAAATAAACCGTTTTACATAGCGGCTCATCTGGCCTGATGTCTTTTAAGTCCAATTAGTTCTCACTGTGTTGGCCATTAAGACCAATTATTTGGTCTATAATATAATATATTATATATCCGGGGGCCGACTTTTTAATGATCTGAGATAATCTGGTGATCATTATGAGAAAGATATTGGTTATGTTTGTTATGGCAGTCGTCGTTGCGGCTGCCGTAATCGCTGCCGGCTGTACCGGGACCGGAGATTCCGGCTCGTCCGAAGCGAAGGAACTGAACTTCGGCTACCAGCCGAGTACGCACCAGATCGCGTATATGACCGCGATGAGCAAAGGCTGGTGGGATGAGACCATCCAGCCCTACGGATATACGACCGACCCCGATAAGAACGAGATACAGTTCCCGACCGGGGCCCCCGAGATGCAGGCCATGCTTGCAGGCGAGATCGATGTCGCATATGTCGGCTCCGCGCCTGTAATCTCCGCACTTTCTACGGGGCTTAAGGCGAAGATTATCGCCGCAGTCCAGACCCAGGGTTCGGCCCTCGTACTGCAGCCCAACATAGAGTACAACAGTCCTGAGGATCTCAAGGGCCTGACCATCGCAACATTCCCGTCCGGAACGATCCAGGACACGATCCTTAGAGAGTGGCTCGCCGAGAACAACCTGACTGTCGGTGAGGATACCGATGCGGGCGAGGTAGACGTCCTCCCGATGGGCCCCGGCGATGCGATCACCGCGATGACGGCGAAGCAGATCGACGGAACGTTCCTCCCGTCGCCTTCCCCCACGACACTCGTTGAGGAAGGAAATGGCAAGATCGTCGAATGGTCCGGCAGTATGATGCCCGACCACCCGTGCTGTGTTCTCGTAGTGAGCGACAGGCTGATCGAGGAGAACCCCGATCTTGTCACAGCACTCGTGAAGACGCACATAAAGGCGACCGAGTATAACCTCGCCAACCCCGACGAAGCTGCGCATATCTATGCAAATTACACCAAGAACACATATGAGATCGCGAGCGAGTCCATCGCCAACTGGGACGGCACATGGACCGCCGACCCGAACCAGATCGTGGACGGCGTGATGGATTACGTGAGCGTACAGGAGGAGCTCGGCTATATCGACAATCCGCTCACGCAGGACCAGATATTCGATCTCTCCTTCTATGAAAAGGCGACATCCGCCTGAATAACACTTTTTTATTTTCAGTTCACACTTGTAT
The window above is part of the Methanolacinia paynteri genome. Proteins encoded here:
- a CDS encoding ABC transporter substrate-binding protein; the protein is MRKILVMFVMAVVVAAAVIAAGCTGTGDSGSSEAKELNFGYQPSTHQIAYMTAMSKGWWDETIQPYGYTTDPDKNEIQFPTGAPEMQAMLAGEIDVAYVGSAPVISALSTGLKAKIIAAVQTQGSALVLQPNIEYNSPEDLKGLTIATFPSGTIQDTILREWLAENNLTVGEDTDAGEVDVLPMGPGDAITAMTAKQIDGTFLPSPSPTTLVEEGNGKIVEWSGSMMPDHPCCVLVVSDRLIEENPDLVTALVKTHIKATEYNLANPDEAAHIYANYTKNTYEIASESIANWDGTWTADPNQIVDGVMDYVSVQEELGYIDNPLTQDQIFDLSFYEKATSA